One genomic segment of Vulgatibacter sp. includes these proteins:
- a CDS encoding bifunctional DNA primase/polymerase, translating into MSLPPEKEKAPACVQHAEAQSTDCPPTQGNDRNRSAPGATREPSLLRTNLERYLGTGLPLIPLEVRGKLPVGRGWQRAETHPAPEEVIERALASGSNVGVLLPPTVVVVDVDPRNGGAVGLFDLDIETGLDLSKAPHVLTGGGGDHYYFRKPADLEILDSLKRFPGVEFKSIGRQVVAAGCIHPSGANYRWADGSPGLDAMPELPERLAELIRRPANGGYREGSEAGIWTPEQLAAALSRLPAEDYGNDPGEESRHEAWLKVPMGSHHATGGLGREEFLDWCCSDARYADRRDKNGYRWDSLHLDRPRGRPATYKAVMQEVLKYDPTFDFRDEPEDDFGEVESQGKRPEMPEAVARLNEDHFTVLHAGKYLAAREVRNELGHLVVEWFAPDALRRHYDFPQVEHNGKMKGPGELWLGHAKRRRYERVVFNPSTVTPAPPEHYNLWKGWAVEPRAGGDWSLMRRLLRDVLCAGDEASFRYVLRWSAFMVQRPEVPAEVAVVFRGGKGIGKGTFCRQLVEFAGQHGRQIANPEHLVGRFNAHLRDCICLFVDEGFWAGDKKVEGVLKNLVTERTLTFEQKGEPLVTGLNLLHIVMASNEEWVVPASEDERRFAVLDASAEAHAALPPGFFRDLDAQMLDGGKEAMLHELRTMDLGDWHPRQGVPQTRALAEQKLQSLSRDPLKAWWYGLLDRGTLPGHNALDDWRAGPVYVIPEGKDALLDDLNASHRRAAYSKRGVAQFLALVGARTDPTAKDRRGNRAWILPRLDEARSAFAEWARCEVEWDD; encoded by the coding sequence GTGAGCCTGCCGCCGGAAAAGGAGAAGGCCCCGGCGTGTGTCCAGCACGCCGAGGCCCAGTCGACCGACTGTCCCCCGACCCAGGGAAACGACCGCAATCGTAGCGCGCCGGGCGCGACCCGCGAGCCATCGCTCCTGCGGACCAACCTGGAGCGCTACCTGGGAACGGGACTGCCGCTGATTCCCCTGGAGGTCAGGGGCAAGCTGCCGGTCGGGAGGGGCTGGCAGAGGGCCGAGACCCACCCCGCGCCGGAAGAGGTGATCGAGCGCGCCCTGGCGAGCGGCTCGAACGTCGGCGTGCTGCTGCCGCCCACCGTGGTCGTTGTGGACGTTGATCCGCGGAACGGCGGCGCCGTGGGCCTCTTCGACCTCGACATCGAGACGGGCCTCGACCTGTCGAAGGCGCCGCACGTCCTCACGGGCGGCGGAGGGGACCACTACTACTTCCGCAAGCCCGCGGACCTCGAGATCCTCGACTCGCTGAAGCGGTTCCCCGGCGTCGAGTTCAAGTCCATCGGCCGGCAGGTCGTGGCGGCGGGCTGCATCCACCCCTCGGGCGCCAACTACCGCTGGGCCGACGGCTCGCCCGGCCTCGACGCCATGCCCGAGCTGCCTGAGCGCCTGGCGGAGCTGATCCGCCGCCCCGCGAACGGCGGCTACAGGGAGGGCTCGGAGGCGGGCATCTGGACGCCCGAACAGCTCGCGGCAGCGCTGTCCCGCCTGCCCGCGGAGGACTACGGCAACGACCCCGGCGAGGAGAGCAGGCACGAGGCCTGGCTCAAGGTCCCGATGGGCTCGCACCACGCGACCGGCGGCCTCGGCCGCGAGGAGTTCCTGGACTGGTGCTGCTCCGACGCCAGGTACGCCGACCGCCGCGACAAAAACGGCTACCGCTGGGACAGCCTGCACCTCGACCGCCCCCGTGGGCGCCCGGCGACCTACAAGGCCGTCATGCAGGAGGTCCTGAAGTACGACCCGACGTTCGACTTCCGCGACGAGCCCGAGGACGACTTCGGCGAGGTGGAGAGCCAGGGCAAGCGCCCCGAGATGCCCGAGGCCGTCGCCCGCCTGAACGAGGACCACTTCACCGTCCTGCACGCGGGGAAGTACCTGGCGGCCCGCGAAGTCCGGAACGAGCTCGGCCACCTGGTGGTCGAGTGGTTCGCGCCCGATGCCCTCAGGCGGCACTACGACTTCCCGCAGGTGGAGCACAACGGGAAGATGAAGGGCCCCGGCGAGCTCTGGCTCGGCCACGCGAAGCGCCGGAGGTACGAGCGCGTGGTCTTCAACCCGAGCACCGTGACGCCCGCCCCGCCGGAGCATTACAACCTCTGGAAGGGCTGGGCCGTCGAGCCGAGGGCAGGAGGCGACTGGTCGCTCATGAGGCGGCTCCTGCGGGACGTGCTCTGCGCCGGCGACGAGGCCTCGTTCCGGTACGTGCTGCGGTGGTCGGCCTTCATGGTCCAGCGCCCCGAGGTGCCGGCGGAGGTCGCCGTCGTCTTCCGCGGCGGGAAGGGCATCGGCAAGGGAACCTTCTGCCGCCAGCTGGTCGAGTTCGCCGGGCAGCATGGCAGGCAGATCGCCAACCCCGAGCACCTGGTGGGCCGGTTCAATGCGCACCTGCGGGACTGCATCTGCCTGTTCGTCGACGAGGGCTTCTGGGCCGGCGACAAGAAGGTCGAGGGCGTGCTGAAGAACCTGGTCACCGAGCGGACGCTCACGTTCGAGCAGAAGGGCGAGCCGCTCGTCACGGGCCTGAACCTCCTGCACATCGTCATGGCCAGCAACGAGGAGTGGGTCGTGCCCGCCTCGGAGGACGAGCGGCGCTTCGCCGTGCTGGATGCCTCGGCCGAGGCCCACGCGGCCCTGCCGCCGGGCTTCTTCCGGGACCTCGACGCCCAGATGCTCGACGGCGGCAAGGAGGCCATGCTCCACGAGCTCCGCACGATGGACCTGGGCGACTGGCACCCCAGGCAGGGCGTGCCGCAGACGCGGGCGCTCGCCGAGCAGAAGCTCCAGAGCCTCTCGCGGGACCCGCTCAAGGCCTGGTGGTACGGCCTGCTCGACCGCGGCACGCTGCCCGGGCACAACGCCCTCGACGACTGGCGGGCCGGCCCGGTCTACGTGATCCCCGAGGGCAAGGACGCGCTGCTCGACGACCTGAACGCCTCGCACCGGCGGGCCGCGTACAGCAAGCGGGGCGTCGCGCAGTTCCTGGCGCTCGTGGGCGCCCGGACGGACCCCACGGCGAAGGACAGGCGGGGCAACCGCGCCTGGATCCTGCCCCGCCTCGACGAGGCGCGCTCCGCCTTCGCCGAGTGGGCGCGCTGCGAGGTGGAGTGGGACGACTGA
- a CDS encoding tyrosine-type recombinase/integrase yields the protein MQAKINQVLVDRAPVPPQGKQLMYADPELRGFYFIRTPTKRCFYVQSQVNGRQVRAKIGEAPALDAKEARALAAKTLVSMRSGTNPNVERRQARARGTTLREALDLHLKARALSARTAEAYRYSIEHYLPDWLDRTLAELGQDRRGVRERHVRLTAECGRTTADNTMRVFRSVYNRALREYPELPANPTANVDFHGMRRRKVDADGGLLIEWGRAVLALENDVRRDLHLFMILTGMRRTAACEARVADLRQGALHVPRPKGGAARAFDLPLSRALQELLDRRAKVSRALGSPWLFPADSESGHVEEVKERGLRRLTGHALRHAYATLALEAGVPLAELRFLLNHSGGPVTFGYLHPSLEHLRGHQETATARILDALGLDWQEGSWPPRVKE from the coding sequence ATGCAGGCGAAGATCAACCAGGTCCTCGTGGACCGGGCCCCCGTGCCGCCGCAGGGCAAGCAGCTCATGTACGCCGACCCCGAGCTACGGGGCTTCTACTTCATCCGCACGCCCACCAAGCGGTGCTTCTACGTCCAGTCGCAGGTGAACGGCCGCCAGGTCCGCGCGAAGATCGGCGAGGCCCCGGCGCTCGACGCCAAGGAGGCCCGCGCCCTCGCGGCCAAGACCCTCGTGTCCATGAGGTCCGGCACCAACCCCAACGTCGAGAGGCGGCAGGCCCGTGCCCGCGGCACCACGCTCCGCGAGGCGCTCGACCTCCACCTCAAGGCCCGCGCCCTGTCCGCCAGGACCGCCGAGGCCTACCGCTACTCCATCGAGCACTACCTGCCCGACTGGCTGGACCGCACGCTCGCCGAGCTCGGGCAGGACCGGCGCGGGGTGCGCGAGCGTCACGTCCGCCTGACCGCCGAGTGCGGCAGGACCACCGCCGACAACACGATGCGGGTGTTCCGCTCGGTCTACAACCGCGCCCTGCGGGAATACCCGGAGCTGCCGGCCAACCCTACCGCCAACGTCGACTTCCACGGCATGAGGCGGCGCAAGGTGGACGCCGACGGCGGCCTGCTCATCGAGTGGGGGCGGGCCGTCCTGGCCCTCGAGAACGACGTGCGCAGGGATCTCCACCTGTTCATGATCCTCACGGGCATGCGCAGGACCGCCGCCTGCGAGGCGAGGGTGGCCGACCTCCGGCAGGGAGCGCTCCACGTCCCGCGGCCGAAGGGCGGAGCCGCACGCGCCTTCGACCTTCCACTCTCGAGGGCACTGCAGGAACTCCTCGACCGCAGGGCCAAGGTCAGCAGGGCCCTCGGCAGCCCGTGGCTGTTCCCTGCGGACAGCGAGAGCGGCCACGTGGAGGAGGTGAAGGAGCGGGGGCTCAGGCGGCTGACCGGCCACGCCCTCCGGCACGCCTACGCGACCCTTGCCCTCGAGGCGGGCGTGCCGCTGGCCGAGCTCCGGTTCCTGCTGAACCACTCGGGCGGACCGGTGACGTTCGGATACCTGCACCCGAGCCTCGAGCACCTCCGTGGGCACCAGGAGACGGCCACGGCGCGCATCCTCGATGCCCTCGGACTCGACTGGCAGGAGGGCTCCTGGCCGCCGAGGGTCAAGGAGTAG
- a CDS encoding trypsin-like serine peptidase yields the protein MRKYCMLIAGLLVGLSTSAAAQTPPPEEMEDEYGNFWVRIGPSEFASEESAEDPDADAAGAPVDERSDEELSDEELASLLRPFTTIEGWDYELREPPYEWVQRIRAANYEEWTAEGSLGELGGSYEEPEEEGDSTFGSEGSPTSSGVDSLAAFTTLEGGGGSTCGIFNADNRTERRDNLSYPQRTVVALSGNGRCTGVLIGRNTILTAAHCVWDKSRGVWKNEFWAPAPDAKTGIESGANGWNDMRYHSTDPRPHIHAGGSKPHRGLPWDPSTGSLSGAGLAQKKCWKVTVPRGYKDTSQTKWDFAVIDVQCGLRPGDALGWMSWGFSSKSSIESKHYWGIGFPANIGHHWPVAWGMKHTNMCHVGEHQVQTHMDFCAGQSGTPIHHWTNGKPKVFAIWTQYDSWSFNCGTHNLGRKITSTVIEYVRGTSPSAVPGT from the coding sequence ATGCGAAAATACTGTATGCTGATCGCTGGGCTTCTCGTTGGACTGTCGACATCTGCTGCTGCGCAGACGCCTCCTCCTGAGGAGATGGAAGACGAGTACGGAAATTTCTGGGTGCGTATCGGCCCGTCTGAATTCGCTTCGGAGGAAAGCGCGGAAGATCCCGATGCCGATGCCGCGGGCGCGCCGGTCGACGAGAGAAGCGACGAAGAGCTGAGTGACGAAGAGCTTGCAAGCCTCCTGCGGCCATTCACAACAATTGAAGGCTGGGACTACGAGCTTCGAGAGCCGCCGTACGAGTGGGTGCAACGAATCCGTGCCGCCAACTACGAGGAGTGGACTGCTGAGGGGAGTCTCGGTGAGCTCGGCGGCAGCTACGAGGAGCCTGAGGAGGAAGGCGACAGTACGTTTGGCTCCGAGGGCTCGCCGACGTCAAGTGGCGTCGATTCGCTTGCTGCTTTTACGACGCTCGAGGGCGGCGGAGGCTCCACTTGCGGAATATTCAATGCTGACAATAGAACCGAGCGGCGTGACAATCTGAGTTATCCGCAGCGCACCGTCGTGGCTCTCTCGGGAAATGGACGTTGCACTGGCGTTTTGATCGGCCGCAATACGATCCTCACTGCGGCCCATTGTGTTTGGGACAAGAGTCGCGGCGTCTGGAAGAACGAGTTTTGGGCGCCGGCACCAGACGCTAAGACCGGGATCGAAAGCGGAGCCAATGGCTGGAATGACATGCGCTATCACAGCACTGACCCTCGTCCGCATATCCACGCAGGCGGCAGCAAGCCGCATCGAGGGCTCCCATGGGATCCCTCGACCGGCTCGCTGAGCGGCGCAGGGCTGGCGCAAAAGAAGTGCTGGAAGGTTACCGTGCCTCGCGGTTACAAGGATACCAGCCAAACGAAATGGGACTTCGCCGTCATCGATGTGCAATGCGGTCTCCGCCCGGGAGACGCACTCGGATGGATGTCTTGGGGCTTCAGTTCAAAGAGCTCGATTGAATCGAAGCACTACTGGGGCATTGGATTTCCTGCCAATATTGGTCATCACTGGCCGGTCGCGTGGGGGATGAAACACACCAACATGTGCCACGTTGGAGAACATCAAGTCCAGACGCACATGGACTTCTGTGCAGGCCAGAGCGGGACGCCCATCCATCACTGGACCAACGGAAAGCCGAAGGTTTTTGCAATTTGGACGCAATACGACAGCTGGAGCTTCAACTGCGGCACTCATAATCTCGGACGAAAGATCACGTCGACCGTGATCGAGTACGTCCGTGGAACGTCGCCAAGTGCAGTGCCTGGAACGTAA
- a CDS encoding helix-turn-helix transcriptional regulator yields the protein MQIKNPLGLRDDELLLTTEQVAELLQLAVGTLHTYRCRGTRGPRFLKVGGRVRYRLSDIKEYVASGGVSQIGGGR from the coding sequence ATGCAGATCAAGAACCCCCTCGGCCTGCGTGACGACGAGCTCCTCCTCACGACCGAGCAGGTCGCCGAGCTCCTTCAGCTCGCGGTCGGAACCCTCCACACCTACCGCTGCCGCGGGACCCGCGGGCCGCGCTTCCTCAAGGTGGGCGGCCGGGTGCGTTACCGCCTGTCGGACATCAAGGAGTACGTCGCCAGCGGTGGCGTCTCCCAGATCGGCGGTGGCCGGTGA